Below is a window of Rhodamnia argentea isolate NSW1041297 chromosome 11, ASM2092103v1, whole genome shotgun sequence DNA.
AATGACAATGAAAATAATCTCAACATGACAGAAAGAAAAAGTTCTGCAGAAATTTTCTGACTAGAGAAAAGCTTGATGCATACATACCCCTGGACAACTACGTCCGGCGATGGGTCAGGACCTTCCTCAATATCAATTGATAGCAACCCTAATATCAACAAATATTGTAAGCATTAAGTCAGCGGGACACTTCAATATGCAGAACACGAATGCAGCCGAAAATTTACCTCACAGCAAGCAAAAGATAGAGAAACAACACAGATAAGCTAAAATAATGTACAGAACATCCATTGCAAACCAATACAGTAATCTTCACAAGCTTGGAAGCGACGAAGAATTTATCTTAAAACTTGCATTTCGCAACACTTCAGTCCTTTCTTCTAAGGTTTTGCATCTTTTATGAGGGTTCAACTACCTAGATTATCATAAGAACAATTCCTACCATAATCCCCAAAACATGTGCAGATTAAATTCCACCTCCAGCACGTCAAGATGCATCAACTCTTAAGTAAGCAAAGGAACAAAAAGCAAacccctaacaaaaaaaaaaaaaaaatggcctaTATATTCACCAAATTGTTAAAATACCAATGGCAAAATCATTAGCAAGAAAAGGAACATCAAACTAGCACAACAGAAAGCAAGCACAAGTCAGGCAGCAAATCCAGCGACCTTGTCACAGATCGAGCTCGTCaacccttctttccttctttttttttttttttcaattgacccATAATGAGAATGAAACCCAAGACTCCAATCACTTGCAGCCTTCAACTACATAGGACACCACCCAATACCAATATCATTTATGGACAAAAAAGGACCTTCTTTTCACAAGGAAACACAGACTTGAGTCACTAGCTTAAGTTGAGAGCTGAACTTACGAGACAGAAGAGTCCGTTTGCCGACGCCGGATGGTCCGATCACGAAGATTCCGGGTCTGTTCTCGAGTGAATTATCATTTTTCCCGTCGACCTGCATCTTATTTGGATCCGAGAGATCGGTTCGTGAAAGGAAACCCTAGATTACAGTTGAAGCAAGACGgggatcttcttcttcgtcgtcgtcttTGATTGTGACCGATTGCATGAAACTTTCAGTCCCTCAATCGTTTCTTCGAAAATTGGGGAGAGCTGCATCAAATGAGGCTCAATCCTAACCTTAACACTGTGCGAGACACTAATAACATTATCGCCCCCAAGTTTTTCGGGTTCTTACGAATTGCCCTCCGAtgcttcaattttctcaatttgccCCCCTGAATTTAAGAAAGTGATCACAATGTGTCCCTTTTATGTCGACTCCGGCTAAATTTTGCTTAGAGTTCCGACCACGTGACAGCATGCGAGAGCACGGGACTAAACTTTCCACAAGAACACGACCGAAGTTAATGCCAAATGCACATTGATATACGATTTTGGAACATATATTTGAGCAGTCCAtgtgtaattctttttttttcatagctAATCACATCTAGTCACGGGGTTAGTTATGTGAGAAAAATTTGGCTATGGTGATGTTATCACCGATTCAAAAAGTCAGggagtaatttaaaaaaaaattgaaacgtAAGGTGCAATTTGCGAAACGAAAAACTTAGGGGACAAGATGTTTTTCTTCATTGTGAGGAAGGACTTTATTCGTGGGCCAAGAGAATGACAGTGATGAAATAAAAGGTTGAAGAAAAGAATTTCTTCGATGTCACGGAAGGGTAGAAAGTGACCGTGAAGAAAATGTTTGGGTTTGCTTTTATTTAGGAAAAAGGACAACGGATTAAAATtgcgaaaaatttcaaattaatatatatgtgacaaatgaATGGTATTACATTTATCAACTATCGTGTGTCATCCAACTCGATAATTTGATggtgtattttctttttttggtctaaaatttGATGTTAAAATTTAGGTGAAAGTTAATGGATGGCAAATTTATCACGAGTgcatcaatttaagatttttttatagtaaaaaaaaattagtttgaagtacATTTATCgggggtgtaccagtttagaatcTTTGATAGtattgaccaaaaagaaaaaaagcgatggaatgacatatttatccttcAAATAACCatcacaatttttttgaaaatcatgaTTTTGGGTCAAAGAcaaggataaatatgtcatttACCTTCAATTCTCCACCTTCTCTCAAATTTAGGGACAACACTAGAGAAGCTCCTTCGCGAAAAgtaaatgattcaaaaaaaacattttcaaaagcgatttgtatcgcttgaaataattagtcaatgaaaaatatttcattattcataataatttatgtttaaacattCTCGTGAACggtgaattttgtttttctattcgTTAATTtctgtaagcgatacaagtaattattttaaaatatatattattcaagttaattttttttgtttttgcgaaacaaacacatCTCAAATCTCCAATTATTTGTGAACCAATTTTCCCTATGCTTTCTCCGGCACAAAAGAAATCCCAATCCTTtacctttttcctttctccatatATTCTTTTCCCACCTGTTCTTCCCTTCCCAAACGAGTGGCAATGAAGTCAATTACAAAGTTCCGAATCAAAAGGCGAAATAAGGGTTGGGTTCCGACATAACGGTAACGGAGCCTAATAGGACCAAACTCCACAAAATAGATTTCCATGTAACGAGTTTCCCAATTCCACGGTAAAATTCGAAtgtccaaaaaggaaaagcatgAACTTTTACTAGCACCCTTAAGCTACCGTTCATCTTTTACGTTAAAAAGCCGGCGTGTCATTCGACGTACGCGGCGCACCCTCAACGATATTGCCGACGCAAGGAGATGGCGTCGTTTTTGTCAATTACAATGGagcttgaagagagagaaccATTGGGGGTTtgataatttagtcctaaatcttgaaGCGAAATTTCGACGAAAGTCTTTACGGTCAATTTTCATTGGATATCGTTGACGTGCTTGGTGTGCCGTGTAGGATAGCTAGCAGTTTTTTGGTAAAAATCGActgaaatgactatattgaaattttgcacCAAGGTTTTAGGTCTGATTTGACATCCacataaaaggtttaggatttattgtgcaatttttccgtTACCGAAGGTCTAGGCTCGATTGAACCCTAATCTGACCAACTACTATTTTGCCATGCCCGGTCCAAGGTGCAGGCTCCAGTAAGTCAATTGCTAACTTCTTATGAAGGGCTTCGTGGAAGTCTCAATTGATTTCTTGATGGATGTGCACGATGAACGCAGCTGAAAAGGGTCTCGTCCCTATGTAGTCGCCGGGTCGAAACTCGATGCCTTATCGGAAGGGCTGGGAACGAACTCTTTTGTTCTTCAAAACGACCTGTTCTCAGAATCTCAATCAACTATCTATGGACATGTGCTCTCAACCCATTTAAGTCGAATTGAGTGAAGCTTGAATCCCTGGCCTGTTTCTAGGACATCTCGTGTAATCCGGCGAGGCATGACAATTAGCAAAAGCATGTCGAATTGCAAATCCTCGTGATTAATTTGCAAACATGAAAAGACTGTCACTCGGTTTCTTCTGATCAATCCAATGCCGGATCAGTCTGTTATGGCTGATACACCCGACCAGACCGGACTGGACCGTCTAGGTCTCACGGAAAACTAGTGTTTCCACATTACCGAGAACGCCTCAGGAGTCGAAAGAAAAGTTTATTTCTCGGTTCCAGGCGGTCTCTTCAAGCTATGATTCTGCAAATAGATGAAGACAACATCACAACAATCTATATGACGTGTGGCGTTGCTACGATTATTCACGGAGGCTTTGGCAGCCATTTGAGGCAAAAAATGAGGCTTGTGCAGTACGTCCTCGAAGGGAAAACAGAATGAACAAAACTGCTGTTAGGACAAACATGAGCCTACACATCGAAGATCTCTAGGACCACATAATGGAGGGGTGCTCGGATATGTAATGCATGCAAAAATGGGACAAAAAATAAGACTGATGTGCCCCCTAGGAACTCAGTATGCTCGACATTAGTTTCTAGGACTTCCAAGTTCATAGCTCGCGGTTGATAGTGTGCAAGAAACCGGAACCCGGTGCCATAACAACCCCCTTAGCTATCATTATCGCCGGAAGCCTGCTTAGCGCCTGCGGCGAATAACTCGGAGATGACCTCTAGAGGCATGCCCTTGGTCTCGGGAACCCTCAAGAACACGAATATCCACGACACGATGCACCCAAGAGCATATATTGAGAAAAGACCGGCAAGGCCGATCGAGTTGAGCAATACGGGAAGCGAGTAGGTTACGGTGATGTTCCCTGCCCAATACGTGAGAGCGCAGATGGTTATGCACAGCCCACGGACCTTGGTAGGGAAGATTTCCGAGCACATGATATTCGGTATCACTCCGTATGCCATGCAGAAGATGCTCTGATAAACCATGACGCCGATGGTTGATATTACTGCGGATGCGACGGAACCGAGATTGAAGATGCTGCTGACAACTAGGACAAGGAGAGACAGTGCCAGGATAGGGATGGTGGAGAGCAAGAGAGACCTGAAAAAGGAAGGATGGACTTAAAATAGCGTCGGTGAATTTTGTTTCTTGAGATGACCGGAAACTTCTCCAAGTTAGACAGTTTGTATCGAAGGAGTTTATACCTTCTTCCCGCCACGTCCATTAGCTTCATCGAAACGGCTAGGCACGGTAGCATAGTGAATGTCATGATGCTGCTTATCAGAAAGGTTGCAGAATCAGTGCTAATGCCCATGCCTGACAGAAGAACATCAACACCTGCTTGCTTGAGGATTTGAGGAGCGTAGTAGAGGACTCCGTTTATGCCCGACAGCTGCGTAAACACCGAGTCGTTAACATGGTCGAAGGAAATCTTCTAACTGAACATTACATTGTTGCAAATATAGTccaattaattgagattgacGTTTCACAAGCATGTACCTGCTCAAGAACTTGAAGGCCAATTCCAACAACCAGCGCTCGACGCACTCCTGGTTCGGAGAGGTCACGCCAGCTAGGCCCACTAGTAGCAGCTCTTGGCGGCTGAACCGTTGCTAGACCCTCTGGAGTCCGACCCATCATGTCCTGAGAGAAAAGAACAGACTGGCTAACCAAAGCAGCTGCGCGACTCAATTCGCCCTCTTCGTGATAACCGACACCCGAGATCGAAAGAGCTGACCCCTGCCGAGAACCATCAACTGTGCTGTCCTGATGCAAATAGATCCTCTTAACTCCTTTCACGCcatcctctccttctctccctGACCATTTCCACGCTAGCTTCCAACCACTACCAATATCCGTGCTGTTGATCGGTTCGCCCGCATCCTCCTGCATTAGCTTGCTTGCTAGTCGTGTGCTCAAATGGCTTCCATGAGATGCCTGATTGGCATGGTCCTTGCCTATGGCACTCGCCTCGGGAGAAAGAAGCGGTGTCTCCAAGCTCTCATCCTGGTCGCCGCCGTCGTCCGAAGCATA
It encodes the following:
- the LOC115736302 gene encoding monosaccharide-sensing protein 2-like gives rise to the protein MRGAVLVAIAATMGSMLQGWDSSTIAGTVLYIKEEFDLQDQPTIEGLIVAMSLIGGTAITTFSGPLSDSVGRRPMMIISSVLYFVSGLIMLWAPSVYMLLLGRLFDGFGIGIAVTLIPIYISETAPSEIRGQLNTIPQFANSGGMFLSYCLVFGMSLMESASWRLMLGVLSLPSLLYFMLTVFFLPESPRWLVSKGRMNEARQVLQRLYGREDVSGELALLVEGLSVGGETSIKEVIVLPVKEINPYQQEGAETDKIRLYETQMDYPGVGKTPTGQNIPNNGSRWGSVQNQSVPLMDPIVTMFGSVSDSPLQRGSMLSTVFPNFGSVFSTVDNTNDKNLHLDLETQGDCDDYASDDGGDQDESLETPLLSPEASAIGKDHANQASHGSHLSTRLASKLMQEDAGEPINSTDIGSGWKLAWKWSGREGEDGVKGVKRIYLHQDSTVDGSRQGSALSISGVGYHEEGELSRAAALVSQSVLFSQDMMGRTPEGLATVQPPRAATSGPSWRDLSEPGVRRALVVGIGLQVLEQLSGINGVLYYAPQILKQAGVDVLLSGMGISTDSATFLISSIMTFTMLPCLAVSMKLMDVAGRRSLLLSTIPILALSLLVLVVSSIFNLGSVASAVISTIGVMVYQSIFCMAYGVIPNIMCSEIFPTKVRGLCITICALTYWAGNITVTYSLPVLLNSIGLAGLFSIYALGCIVSWIFVFLRVPETKGMPLEVISELFAAGAKQASGDNDS